In Streptomyces sp. NBC_01707, a genomic segment contains:
- a CDS encoding winged helix-turn-helix domain-containing protein: MLRFEVSVEDLLRSRFALSPALDLCLLLRSLTGQDRPLPRAWATRLMPAVERLRRETELDAALALQSPQGGPNFVAPPPRGLNQTWADDLAMIRATPLEAARHEFATTATGPLARDPRVRAVLDSTDAVSRIAEAMDQAWHELLATDWPQLRAICERDVVHRVGVIGEHGWATTIESLHPGIAWRAGGIELGFFRGGTVRLAGDGLLLIPSVLVGNIAAHLEDPWPRTLIYPARGTAALWGEQETVPQPDALTALVGRARARLLLTLDAPASTSHLARSLAMAPGAVGDHLAILRRAGLLVRARSGRAVLYRRTPLGEALVAGSD; the protein is encoded by the coding sequence GTGCTGCGCTTCGAAGTCTCCGTCGAGGACCTTCTGCGCAGCCGCTTCGCACTGTCGCCCGCGCTGGACCTCTGCCTACTGCTGCGCTCGCTCACCGGCCAAGACCGGCCGCTGCCGCGAGCATGGGCCACCCGGCTCATGCCGGCCGTTGAACGGCTTCGCCGCGAGACCGAACTGGACGCCGCCCTCGCCCTGCAAAGCCCGCAAGGCGGACCGAACTTCGTCGCCCCGCCCCCGCGCGGCCTCAACCAGACCTGGGCAGACGACCTGGCCATGATCCGGGCAACACCGCTGGAAGCGGCCCGCCACGAATTCGCCACCACCGCGACCGGCCCGTTGGCCCGCGATCCCCGCGTACGCGCAGTGCTGGACTCGACGGACGCCGTCTCCAGGATCGCCGAGGCGATGGACCAGGCGTGGCACGAGCTGCTCGCCACGGACTGGCCGCAACTGCGCGCGATCTGTGAGCGCGATGTCGTGCACCGGGTGGGGGTGATCGGCGAACACGGATGGGCCACGACCATCGAGAGCCTGCACCCGGGCATCGCCTGGCGCGCCGGCGGTATCGAGCTCGGCTTCTTCCGAGGCGGAACAGTCCGCCTCGCCGGCGACGGTCTCCTGCTGATCCCTTCGGTCCTCGTCGGGAATATCGCCGCCCACCTGGAAGACCCCTGGCCCAGGACCTTGATCTATCCTGCCCGCGGCACCGCCGCCCTGTGGGGCGAACAGGAGACCGTCCCCCAACCGGACGCGCTGACCGCTCTGGTCGGCCGGGCCCGAGCCCGGCTGCTGTTGACGCTGGACGCCCCGGCCAGCACCAGCCACCTCGCCCGAAGCCTCGCCATGGCACCCGGCGCGGTAGGAGACCACCTCGCCATCCTGCGACGCGCGGGGCTGCTCGTCCGCGCCCGGTCCGGACGGGCGGTGCTCTACCGGCGCACCCCACTCGGTGAGGCACTGGTCGCCGGTTCGGACTGA
- a CDS encoding MFS transporter: MTPTAEPAQANHRATYREVLAEPRFRLLFSTRTVAITADSLRITTFSVLVFAATGSALLSALAFGIGFLPQLFGSLLLGSLADRLPPRALITGGYALECAAALLLALVRMPIAASLGVVALVALATPVFGGASSRLVAQSLQGDAYVLGRSLNNIASSGAQLFGLALGGAAVAVLGPHRALAVSALLYLGCALAILIRLPRLQPGEFGGTPGSARGNGGAVRASLHGAGLLLHGRTVRRLMLAQWLPSAFVAGAEGLIVAYAGGRHFAPGWYALLMGCLPVGMLVGDLLVGRLLLPPTRERLVVPLIALMGLPLVGFAAEPGVGVSSCLLLLCGFGFAYSLGLQRPFLDALPPDGQGQAFGLLGSGNMTLQGVGPACFGSVAAGIGTGSAIALAGGAAALTAGWILTWHPPTSPAPVPNYSTGSENGTEQHACSSPAQ; the protein is encoded by the coding sequence ATGACCCCAACCGCCGAACCCGCGCAGGCCAACCACCGTGCCACCTACCGGGAGGTGCTGGCCGAGCCACGATTCCGGCTGCTCTTTTCAACCCGCACCGTCGCGATCACTGCGGACTCGCTGCGGATCACCACGTTCTCGGTTCTGGTCTTCGCAGCCACCGGCTCCGCGCTGCTGAGCGCACTGGCCTTCGGCATCGGCTTCCTCCCGCAGCTGTTCGGCTCGCTGCTGCTGGGCTCACTGGCCGACCGACTGCCGCCCCGCGCGCTCATCACCGGCGGCTACGCCTTGGAGTGCGCCGCCGCCCTGCTGCTCGCCCTGGTGCGGATGCCGATCGCGGCAAGCCTCGGTGTCGTGGCGCTGGTCGCCCTCGCCACACCGGTGTTCGGCGGCGCGTCGAGTCGGCTGGTCGCGCAGTCGCTGCAGGGCGACGCCTATGTACTGGGCCGTTCACTGAACAACATCGCCTCCTCCGGCGCGCAATTGTTCGGTCTAGCACTGGGAGGTGCGGCCGTCGCGGTACTCGGCCCACACCGGGCACTCGCGGTAAGCGCCCTCCTCTACCTCGGCTGCGCGCTCGCTATCCTCATCCGGCTACCCCGGCTGCAGCCGGGAGAGTTCGGCGGCACACCCGGCAGCGCTCGGGGCAATGGCGGGGCCGTCCGGGCAAGCCTGCACGGTGCCGGCCTGCTGCTGCACGGACGCACGGTGAGACGACTGATGCTGGCCCAGTGGCTACCGTCCGCGTTCGTAGCGGGCGCGGAAGGCCTGATCGTCGCCTACGCGGGAGGACGCCACTTCGCCCCCGGCTGGTACGCGCTGCTGATGGGTTGTCTGCCGGTCGGCATGCTTGTCGGCGACTTGCTGGTGGGCCGACTCCTACTACCACCCACCCGGGAGCGACTGGTAGTCCCGCTGATTGCGCTGATGGGATTGCCGCTGGTCGGCTTCGCCGCCGAGCCCGGAGTGGGCGTCTCGTCCTGTCTGCTGCTGCTCTGCGGCTTCGGATTCGCCTACAGTCTCGGCCTGCAACGGCCGTTCCTGGACGCTCTGCCGCCAGATGGCCAGGGCCAGGCCTTCGGTCTGCTCGGCTCCGGCAACATGACGCTGCAGGGCGTCGGACCGGCCTGCTTCGGCTCGGTGGCCGCAGGCATCGGAACAGGCAGCGCAATCGCCCTGGCAGGCGGCGCGGCGGCGCTGACCGCCGGCTGGATTCTCACCTGGCACCCGCCCACCTCCCCGGCCCCCGTCCCGAACTACTCAACGGGATCAGAGAACGGCACCGAACAGCATGCGTGTAGTTCTCCTGCGCAGTAA